The Acidobacteriota bacterium region CCAGTTGCATATCGCCGCCCCCTTCTCGCCATCCCCTCACGGACGCCGCCATTCGCGCCCGTCTTTGCGAATAAACTCTTCGGCCGCCTCCGGCCCCCAACTGCCCGCCGCGTAGTTGGGCAGCTCCGGCGCCGGCGTCGACTCCCACGCCTCCAGCAGCGGGGTGGTCAGCGTCCAAGCCGATTCCACCATATCGTAGCGCGCAAACAGCATGCCGTCACCCAGCATGGCGTCCAGCAGCAGCGTCTCATAGGCTTCCGGCTGCGGCTCGCCAAAGCTGGTGCCGTACTGAAAGTCCATTTTGACTGGCCGCAGGCGCATATCCGTGCCCGGCACTTTGGCCTCGAAACGCAGGGAGATACCTTCGTCAGGCTGGATGCGGATGACCAGCACGTTGGCCTCGATGGTTTCCGGGTACACATCCTGGAACATCAGGAACGGAGGGGACTTGAACTGAATGGCGACTTCGCTGACACGCTTGGGCAAACGCTTGCCCGAGCGCAGATAGAACGGCACACCCGCCCAACGCCAGTTCTCGATCATCAGCTTGAGTGCGACGAAGGTTTCGCGGTTGGAATCGGGCGCCACATTGGCCTCTTCTCGGTAGCCTTTGACCTCCTCGCCATCGACCAGGCCAGGGCCATACTGGCCGCGCACGGCCACGCTGTCGTAGGTAGCCGCGCCCGGTGGCAACAGCGGCCGGATGGAGCGGATGAGCTTGATCTTTTCATCGCGCACCGAACCCGCCTCAAAGCGCACCGGCGCCTCCATGCCCACAATCGATAGCACCTGCATGAGATGGTTCTGCACCATGTCGCGCAGCGCGCCGGCTTCTTCGTAATACTTGCCGCGGCGCTCGATGCCGATGGATTCGGCCACCGTGATCTGCACGTGGTCAATATAGCGGCGGTCCCAGATGGGCTCGAAGATGCCGTTGGCAAAGCGGAAGACGATCAGATTGCGCACCGTTTCTTTGCCGAGATAGTGGTCGATACGGAAGATCTGCTCTTCTTTGAAATTCCGGTGCAGATGCTGGTTGAGGGCCCGCGCACTGGCCAGGTCATGGCCGAACGGTTTTTCCACGATGATGCGCGTCCAGCCCTGCGGCGAAAACTGGTTCAGGCCGGCGCGCGCCAATTGATCGGCGAGCGGCGCAATCAGGCTGGGCGGAGTGGCGAAATAGAACAGCACGTTGCCACCGCCCTGGGGCAGCTTGCGCAGCATTGTGGCCAGCTTCTGGAACAGATCGGGATGGTCGA contains the following coding sequences:
- the zwf gene encoding glucose-6-phosphate dehydrogenase; the encoded protein is MATTTTTAPHPLRTGIRMQRTAPPCTMVIFGASGDLTHRKLMPALYALARMQRLAPTFHVIGVADSDWTSEDFRDQMRKAIEQYATPDDGEGGSGQLDDAVWNSFAGRMQFLGGTFDHPDLFQKLATMLRKLPQGGGNVLFYFATPPSLIAPLADQLARAGLNQFSPQGWTRIIVEKPFGHDLASARALNQHLHRNFKEEQIFRIDHYLGKETVRNLIVFRFANGIFEPIWDRRYIDHVQITVAESIGIERRGKYYEEAGALRDMVQNHLMQVLSIVGMEAPVRFEAGSVRDEKIKLIRSIRPLLPPGAATYDSVAVRGQYGPGLVDGEEVKGYREEANVAPDSNRETFVALKLMIENWRWAGVPFYLRSGKRLPKRVSEVAIQFKSPPFLMFQDVYPETIEANVLVIRIQPDEGISLRFEAKVPGTDMRLRPVKMDFQYGTSFGEPQPEAYETLLLDAMLGDGMLFARYDMVESAWTLTTPLLEAWESTPAPELPNYAAGSWGPEAAEEFIRKDGREWRRP